The Quercus robur chromosome 7, dhQueRobu3.1, whole genome shotgun sequence genome has a segment encoding these proteins:
- the LOC126691796 gene encoding L-type lectin-domain containing receptor kinase VIII.1-like, producing the protein MLRLSCKFSGIVFFLFITLSLCYFNIPITNASTEFDFGTLAISNLKLLGDAHMNNGSVRLTGDLPVPNSAAGKVLYSSPVKFREPGTHVPASFSTFFTFSVTNLNPSSIGGGLAFVISPDDDTVGDAGGFLGLVNATGSPSGFLAVEFDTLMDVEFKDINGNHVGLDLNSMVSTQVADLDAMDIDLKSGYEVNAWIEYDGSSGVFNISVSYSNLKPKEPLLSFSLDLDQYVNDLMYVGFSGSTQGSTEIHSIQWWSFSCSFDSTSGSSVSLSPPPPTTSSMNTTATVRSPPPSIAPSGSNSESSTPTSQKNSKSSSCHNQLCKQGPGAVAGVVTAGAFVLALFAGAFIWFYSKKVKHVRNSDSLATDIIKTPREFSYKQIKSATKCFNANRIIGHGAFGTVYKGILPETGDIIAVKRCSHNGQGKNEFLSELSIIGTLRHRNLVRLQGWCHEKGEILLVYDLMPNGSLDKALFEARTPLPWPYRRKILFGVASALAYLHQECENQVIHRDVKTSNIMLDEGFNARLGDFGLARQIEHDKSPDATVAAGTMGYLAPEYLLTGRATEKTDVFSYGAVVLEVASGRRPIEKDVSTAGKVGVCSNLVEWVWSLHREGRLLSAADARLGDEFDEGEMMRVLMVGLACSHPDPLARPTMRGVVQMLVGEAEVPIVPRAKPSMSFSTSHLLLSLQDSVSDCNAMINISTSSSENDFNGIDLV; encoded by the exons ATGTTGAGACTTTCCTGCAAATTTTCAGGCAttgtcttttttctctttattacaCTTTCGCTTTGCTATTTCAACATTCCCATTACCAACGCCTCCACTGAGTTCGACTTCGGGACCTTAGCTATAAGCAACCTAAAGCTCCTCGGCGATGCCCACATGAACAATGGGAGCGTAAGGCTCACTGGCGACCTCCCCGTTCCCAACTCCGCCGCCGGCAAAGTCCTCTACAGCTCGCCGGTGAAGTTCCGGGAACCTGGGACGCACGTCCCGGCGAGCTTCTCTACTTTCTTCACCTTCTCCGTCACGAATTTGAACCCCTCCTCGATCGGCGGCGGGCTCGCTTTTGTAATCTCGCCGGACGACGATACCGTCGGCGATGCAGGTGGGTTCCTCGGGCTCGTCAACGCGACGGGTTCGCCGTCTGGGTTC CTGGCGGTCGAGTTCGATACCCTTATGGACGTTGAGTTCAAAGACATTAATGGAAACCACGTGGGGTTGGATCTGAACAGCATGGTCTCGACGCAGGTCGCAGATTTGGACGCCATGGATATCGATCTTAAGAGTGGCTATGAGGTTAACGCGTGGATCGAGTACGACGGGTCGTCTGGAGTGTTCAACATATCGGTTTCGTACTCGAATCTGAAACCGAAGGAGCCTCTATTGTCGTTCAGTCTGGACTTGGATCAGTACGTGAATGACTTAATGTACGTTGGGTTTTCAGGGTCGACTCAAGGGAGCACAGAGATTCACAGTATTCAGTGGTGGAGTTTTAGCTGTTCGTTTGATTCGACTTCTGGTTCATCAGTTTCTTTGTCACCTCCACCTCCAACGACTAGTTCCATGAATACAACGGCTACTGTGAGGTCACCACCGCCTTCAATAGCTCCATCTGGGTCCAATTCAGAATCGAGTACTCCTACTTCACAAAAAAACAGTAAGTCTTCTTCTTGTCATAACCAGCTCTGTAAACAAGGCCCAGGAGCTGTGGCTGGAGTGGTCACTGCTGGGGCTTTCGTTTTAGCTCTATTTGCAGGTGCTTTTATCTGGTTTTACTCTAAGAAGGTCAAGCATGTGAGGAATTCTGATTCGCTTGCTACGGACATTATCAAAACGCCAAGGGAATTCAGTTATAAACAGATCAAGTCAGCCACTAAGTGCTTTAATGCCAATAGAATTATTGGTCATGGTGCATTTGGGACTGTTTACAAGGGTATACTGCCGGAGACTGGTGACATTATTGCGGTGAAGAGATGTAGTCATAATGGTCAGGGGAAGAATGAATTTTTGTCTGAATTGTCTATAATTGGAACTCTCAGGCATCGAAATCTTGTTCGGCTTCAAGGTTGGTGCCATGAGAAGGGTGAAATTTTGTTAGTCTACGATTTAATGCCTAATGGGAGCCTTGATAAAGCTTTGTTTGAAGCTAGAACGCCTTTGCCGTGGCCGTATAGgcgaaaaattttatttggggTGGCCTCTGCTCTTGCTTATTTGCATCAAGAGTGCGAAAATCAGGTGATTCATAGAGATGTAAAGACCAGTAACATAATGCTGGACGAGGGGTTCAATGCCCGGTTAGGGGATTTCGGATTGGCGAGGCAAATTGAGCATGATAAATCTCCTGATGCAACAGTGGCAGCTGGAACAATGGGGTATTTGGCTCCTGAGTATTTGCTAACTGGGAGAGCTACAGAGAAAACTGATGTGTTTAGCTATGGAGCTGTGGTTCTTGAAGTGGCTAGTGGAAGAAGACCGATTGAGAAAGATGTTTCTACTGCTGGTAAAGTTGGGGTTTGTAGCAACTTGGTTGAATGGGTTTGGAGTTTACATAGAGAAGGGAGGTTGTTATCTGCAGCTGATGCAAGACTTGGGGATGAATTTGATGAGGGGGAAATGATGAGGGTCCTAATGGTCGGATTGGCTTGCTCTCATCCTGACCCATTGGCTAGACCCACAATGAGAGGGGTGGTCCAAATGCTTGTGGGTGAAGCTGAAGTTCCCATTGTCCCAAGAGCAAAGCCCTCTATGAGTTTTAGCACTTCACACCTCTTGTTGAGCTTGCAAGACAGTGTCTCTGACTGTAATGCTATGATTAACATCTCCACCTCCTCATCAGAGAACGACTTCAATGGTATTGATTTAGTATGA
- the LOC126691797 gene encoding peroxidase 21 has translation MATTNKLRSSPSLIFLSLALLFHFYLCKGDLLLNYYSESCPNAEDIIKQEVTDLYNKHGNTAVSWVRNLFHDCMVKSCDASLLLETVVNGIESEQASERSFGMRNFKYVSTIKEALEKECPLTVSCADIVALSARDGIVMLGGPRIEMKTGRRDSKESYANFVEESLPNHNDSITLVLSRFQSIGLDVEGIVALLGAHSVGRTHCTNLVQRLYPTVDPTLDPQYAEYLKGRCPTPNPDPKAVLYARNDRETPMILDNMYYKNLLGHKGLLIVDQQLASDPTTYPYVEKFATDNGYFQDQFAKAVLLLSENNPLTRDDGEIRKDCRYVNSI, from the exons ATGGCCACCACCAACAAGCTTCGTTCTAGCCCAAGCTTAATATTTCTTTCATTAGCAttactctttcatttttatctCT GTAAAGGTGATCTTCTGCTGAATTACTACTCTGAGAGTTGCCCTAATGCTGAAGATATCATCAAGCAAGAAGTCACTGACTTGTACAACAAACATGGCAATACAGCAGTTTCATGGGTTAGAAATCTCTTCCATGATTGCATGGTTAAG TCATGCGATGCATCTCTGTTGTTAGAGACAGTAGTGAATGGTATTGAATCGGAACAGGCATCTGAAAGGAGCTTTGGGATGAGAAATTTCAAGTACGTTAGCACAATCAAAGAGGCACTTGAGAAGGAATGCCCTTTGACAGTTTCGTGTGCTGATATTGTTGCACTTTCCGCAAGAGATGGCATTGTCATG TTAGGAGGACCACGcattgaaatgaaaactggGCGGAGGGATAGCAAGGAAAGTTACGCAAATTTTGTTGAAGAGTCCCTCCCTAATCACAACGATAGCATCACCCTAGTGCTTTCTCGCTTTCAATCCATTGGACTCGATGTTGAGGGAATCGTTGCTCTTTTAG GAGCTCACTCAGTGGGTCGAACTCACTGCACTAATCTGGTACAACGACTCTACCCCACAGTTGACCCAACTTTGGATCCTCAATACGCCGAATACCTAAAGGGTCGTTGCCCAACGCCAAATCCTGATCCAAAGGCAGTTCTTTATGCAAGGAACGATCGTGAAACACCAATGATACTAGATAACATGTACTACAAGAACCTATTAGGCCACAAGGGCCTACTCATTGTGGATCAACAACTCGCTTCTGACCCAACAACATATCCTTATGTCGAAAAGTTTGCTACTGATAATGGTTATTTCCAAGACCAGTTTGCTAAGGCTGTGCTCTTGCTATCAGAGAATAACCCACTTACAAGAGATGATGGAGAAATAAGAAAGGATTGCCGCTATGTGAATAGCATTTAG
- the LOC126690794 gene encoding uncharacterized protein LOC126690794, producing the protein MRKGEMLKAYLDRYWETYNEVEGNHDDVAISTFKRGLPTKHGLRKSLTGKPVTSVRQLMDRIDEYKRVEEDQQTEKGKAKFVPQERRDFRSDRFSSSNKPRRDYTEQSGSTGAQVVHAVFREPLHEILEKIKREPFFQWPNRMASDPSKRNQNLYCAYHQEPGHVTDECRNLKNYLDRLV; encoded by the coding sequence atgcgaAAAGGAGAAATGCTGAAGGCCTACttggacagatattgggagacgTACAACGAGGTAGAAGGAAAccacgatgacgtcgccatcagtacCTTCAAAAGGGGCTTGCCGACAAAGCATGGCTTGAGAAAGTCTCTCACTGGGAAACCAGTCACCAGCGTGCGACAACTCATGGACAGGATAGACGAGTATAAAAGGGTCGAAGAGGACCAGCAGACTGAgaagggaaaggcgaagttTGTCCCTCAAGAGagaagggacttcaggtcggaccgcttcaGTAGCAGTAATaagccgagaagagattatACGGAACAATCGGGATCCACAggggctcaggtagtccacgctgtgttccgagaaccattgCACGAGATCCTGGAGAAGATAAAGCGCGAACCCTTCTTTCAATGGCCGAATAGGATGGCAAgcgacccctcaaaacgcaatcagaatctatatTGTGCGTATCACCAAGAGCCTGGTCACGTCACTGACGAATGTAGGAAcctgaaaaactatttggatcGACTTGTCTGA